In a genomic window of Accipiter gentilis chromosome 23, bAccGen1.1, whole genome shotgun sequence:
- the TPRA1 gene encoding transmembrane protein adipocyte-associated 1 isoform X1, with protein MFQSVMSVRFSASDNITHSTALVTALDNVTTLSPTTTQAINDTNITVPHKCLLLLYEDIGKSRVRYWDLLLLVPNVLFFMFLLWKLPSARAKIRVTSSPIFTTFYILILGPYLLDLSGFCSPVVFVVALVGIARAVVSMTVSASDAATVADKILWEITRFFLLAIELSVVILGLAFGHLESKSSVKRVLAITTVLSLAYSVTQGTLEILYPDAHLSAEDFNIYGHGGRHFWLASSCFFFLVYSLVVILPKTPLKDRISLPSRKSFYVYAGILALLNLVQGLGSALLCVDIIEGLCCVDATTFLYFSFFAPLIYVAFLKGFFGSEPKILFSYKCQVDEPEDVDVHLPHPYAVAKKEGMDSGFYSSTQIDTTAYLDDVASMPYHVGSINSMDSDRWKAINA; from the exons ATGTTCCAGTCCGTGATGTCTGTGAGATTCTCCGCGTCTGACAACATCACGCATTCGACTGCCCTGGTGACAGCACTGGATAATGTGACAACTTTGTCCCCGACAACAACGCAGGCAATTAATGACACCAACATCACTGTGCCGCACAAGTGCCTGTTGTTGCTCTATGAGGACATTGGGAAGTCCAG AGTCCGCTACTGGGATCTTCTGCTCCTGGTTCCCAATGtgcttttctttatgtttcttcTCTGGAAGCTGCCCTCTGCCAGGGCCAAAATCCGGGTCACTTCCAGCCCAATCTTCACTACATTCTACATACTA ATTCTTGGACCATACCTGCTGGATTTGAGTggattttgttctcctgtg GTATTTGTGGTGGCTTTAGTTGGTATTGCCCGTGCTGTTGTCTCCATGACTGTGAGTGCCTCTGATGCTGCCACAGTTGCTGATAAG ATCCTGTGGGAGATCACAAGGTTCTTCCTTCTGGCGATTGAACTCAGTGTGGTGATTCTAGGCCTTGCCTTTG GTCACCTGGAGAGCAAGTCGAGTGTTAAACGTGTTCTGGCAATTACTACAGTCCTGTCTCTGGCATATTCTGTCACCCAG GGCACTCTGGAAATCTTGTACCCTGATGCCCACCTCTCAGCAGAAGACTTCAATATCTATGGCCATGGAGGGAGACACTTCTGGCTTGCCagctcctgtttcttctttctg GTCTATTCCTTGGTGGTGATTCTTCCAAAAACTCCTCTGAAAGACCGGATTTCTTTGCCCT CCAGGAAGAGTTTTTATGTGTATGCTGGAATCCTGGCGCTGCTGAACCTGGTGCAGGGCCTGGGCAGTGCCCTTCTCTGTGTGGATATCATAGAAGGACTATG CTGTGTCGATGCTACCACGTTCCTTTACTTCAGCTTCTTTGCACCTCTCATCTATGTGGCATTCCTGAAAGGCTTCTTTGG GTCTGAACCGAAGATCCTTTTCTCCTACAAATGTCAGGTGGATGAACCTGAGGATGTGGATGTGCATCTACCCCACCCTTATGCTGTTGCCAAGAAGGAAGGAATGGATTCTGGGTTCTACTCGAGCACTCAGATTGACACCACAGCCTACCTGGATGATGTGGCCTCTATGCCGTATCATGTGGGCAGCATCAACAGCATGGACAGTGACCGCTGGAAAGCCATCAATGCCTAA
- the TPRA1 gene encoding transmembrane protein adipocyte-associated 1 isoform X2 gives MFQSVMSVRFSASDNITHSTALVTALDNVTTLSPTTTQAINDTNITVPHKCLLLLYEDIGKSRVRYWDLLLLVPNVLFFMFLLWKLPSARAKIRVTSSPIFTTFYILVFVVALVGIARAVVSMTVSASDAATVADKILWEITRFFLLAIELSVVILGLAFGHLESKSSVKRVLAITTVLSLAYSVTQGTLEILYPDAHLSAEDFNIYGHGGRHFWLASSCFFFLVYSLVVILPKTPLKDRISLPSRKSFYVYAGILALLNLVQGLGSALLCVDIIEGLCCVDATTFLYFSFFAPLIYVAFLKGFFGSEPKILFSYKCQVDEPEDVDVHLPHPYAVAKKEGMDSGFYSSTQIDTTAYLDDVASMPYHVGSINSMDSDRWKAINA, from the exons ATGTTCCAGTCCGTGATGTCTGTGAGATTCTCCGCGTCTGACAACATCACGCATTCGACTGCCCTGGTGACAGCACTGGATAATGTGACAACTTTGTCCCCGACAACAACGCAGGCAATTAATGACACCAACATCACTGTGCCGCACAAGTGCCTGTTGTTGCTCTATGAGGACATTGGGAAGTCCAG AGTCCGCTACTGGGATCTTCTGCTCCTGGTTCCCAATGtgcttttctttatgtttcttcTCTGGAAGCTGCCCTCTGCCAGGGCCAAAATCCGGGTCACTTCCAGCCCAATCTTCACTACATTCTACATACTA GTATTTGTGGTGGCTTTAGTTGGTATTGCCCGTGCTGTTGTCTCCATGACTGTGAGTGCCTCTGATGCTGCCACAGTTGCTGATAAG ATCCTGTGGGAGATCACAAGGTTCTTCCTTCTGGCGATTGAACTCAGTGTGGTGATTCTAGGCCTTGCCTTTG GTCACCTGGAGAGCAAGTCGAGTGTTAAACGTGTTCTGGCAATTACTACAGTCCTGTCTCTGGCATATTCTGTCACCCAG GGCACTCTGGAAATCTTGTACCCTGATGCCCACCTCTCAGCAGAAGACTTCAATATCTATGGCCATGGAGGGAGACACTTCTGGCTTGCCagctcctgtttcttctttctg GTCTATTCCTTGGTGGTGATTCTTCCAAAAACTCCTCTGAAAGACCGGATTTCTTTGCCCT CCAGGAAGAGTTTTTATGTGTATGCTGGAATCCTGGCGCTGCTGAACCTGGTGCAGGGCCTGGGCAGTGCCCTTCTCTGTGTGGATATCATAGAAGGACTATG CTGTGTCGATGCTACCACGTTCCTTTACTTCAGCTTCTTTGCACCTCTCATCTATGTGGCATTCCTGAAAGGCTTCTTTGG GTCTGAACCGAAGATCCTTTTCTCCTACAAATGTCAGGTGGATGAACCTGAGGATGTGGATGTGCATCTACCCCACCCTTATGCTGTTGCCAAGAAGGAAGGAATGGATTCTGGGTTCTACTCGAGCACTCAGATTGACACCACAGCCTACCTGGATGATGTGGCCTCTATGCCGTATCATGTGGGCAGCATCAACAGCATGGACAGTGACCGCTGGAAAGCCATCAATGCCTAA
- the TPRA1 gene encoding transmembrane protein adipocyte-associated 1 isoform X3, producing MFQSVMSVRFSASDNITHSTALVTALDNVTTLSPTTTQAINDTNITVPHKCLLLLYEDIGKSRVRYWDLLLLVPNVLFFMFLLWKLPSARAKIRVTSSPIFTTFYILILGPYLLDLSGFCSPVVFVVALVGIARAVVSMTVSASDAATVADKILWEITRFFLLAIELSVVILGLAFGHLESKSSVKRVLAITTVLSLAYSVTQGTLEILYPDAHLSAEDFNIYGHGGRHFWLASSCFFFLVYSLVVILPKTPLKDRISLPSRKSFYVYAGILALLNLVQGLGSALLCVDIIEGLWSEPKILFSYKCQVDEPEDVDVHLPHPYAVAKKEGMDSGFYSSTQIDTTAYLDDVASMPYHVGSINSMDSDRWKAINA from the exons ATGTTCCAGTCCGTGATGTCTGTGAGATTCTCCGCGTCTGACAACATCACGCATTCGACTGCCCTGGTGACAGCACTGGATAATGTGACAACTTTGTCCCCGACAACAACGCAGGCAATTAATGACACCAACATCACTGTGCCGCACAAGTGCCTGTTGTTGCTCTATGAGGACATTGGGAAGTCCAG AGTCCGCTACTGGGATCTTCTGCTCCTGGTTCCCAATGtgcttttctttatgtttcttcTCTGGAAGCTGCCCTCTGCCAGGGCCAAAATCCGGGTCACTTCCAGCCCAATCTTCACTACATTCTACATACTA ATTCTTGGACCATACCTGCTGGATTTGAGTggattttgttctcctgtg GTATTTGTGGTGGCTTTAGTTGGTATTGCCCGTGCTGTTGTCTCCATGACTGTGAGTGCCTCTGATGCTGCCACAGTTGCTGATAAG ATCCTGTGGGAGATCACAAGGTTCTTCCTTCTGGCGATTGAACTCAGTGTGGTGATTCTAGGCCTTGCCTTTG GTCACCTGGAGAGCAAGTCGAGTGTTAAACGTGTTCTGGCAATTACTACAGTCCTGTCTCTGGCATATTCTGTCACCCAG GGCACTCTGGAAATCTTGTACCCTGATGCCCACCTCTCAGCAGAAGACTTCAATATCTATGGCCATGGAGGGAGACACTTCTGGCTTGCCagctcctgtttcttctttctg GTCTATTCCTTGGTGGTGATTCTTCCAAAAACTCCTCTGAAAGACCGGATTTCTTTGCCCT CCAGGAAGAGTTTTTATGTGTATGCTGGAATCCTGGCGCTGCTGAACCTGGTGCAGGGCCTGGGCAGTGCCCTTCTCTGTGTGGATATCATAGAAGGACTATG GTCTGAACCGAAGATCCTTTTCTCCTACAAATGTCAGGTGGATGAACCTGAGGATGTGGATGTGCATCTACCCCACCCTTATGCTGTTGCCAAGAAGGAAGGAATGGATTCTGGGTTCTACTCGAGCACTCAGATTGACACCACAGCCTACCTGGATGATGTGGCCTCTATGCCGTATCATGTGGGCAGCATCAACAGCATGGACAGTGACCGCTGGAAAGCCATCAATGCCTAA